The region CGGGCGCGACGTCGGTGACCAGCGGGCCCAGCGTGTAGAAGGGCGCCTCGTGGCAGACGGCCAGCTGCCGGTCCATGTTCTCCTTGATGAGGTGCATGGGCACGTGGCCGGGGCCCTCGATCATCACCTGGGCGTCGTACTCCCACGCGATCTTCGTCAGCTCACCGAGCGTGTCGAGCTCGGCGAATTGCGCCTCGTCGTTCGCGTCGGCCGTGCAGCCGGGGCGCAGGCCGTCGCCCAGCGAGAACGCCACGTCGTAGGCGGCCATGATCTCGCAGATCTCGCGGAAGTGCGTGTAGAGGAAGCTCTCCTGATGGTGGGCCAGACACCACTTGGCCATGATGGAGCCGCCGCGGGAGACGATGCCCGTGACCCGCTTCGCCGTGAGCGGGACATAGCGGAGGAGCACCCCGGCGTGGATGGTGAAATAGTCCACGCCCTGCTCGGCCTGCTCGATCAAGGTGTCGCGGTAGAGCTCCCAGGTGAGCTCCTCGGCCTTGCCGCCCACCTTTTCCAGCGCCTGGTAGATGGGCACGGTGCCGATGGGCACCGGGGAGTTGCGCAGGATCCACTCCCGGGTCTCGTGGATGTTCTTGCCGGTGGAGAGGTCCATCACGGTGTCGGCGCCCCAGCGGGTGGCCCACGTCATCTTGTCGACCTCCTCCTCGATCGAGGAGGCCACGGCAGAGTTGCCGATGTTGGCGTTGATCTTCACCAGGAAGTTCCGGCCGATGATCATCGGCTCGGTCTCCGAATGGTTGACGTTGGCCGGGATGATGGCGCGTCCGCGCGCAACTTCGGCCCGAACGGTTTCGGCGGGGATGCCCTCGCGCAGCGCGATGAACTCCATCTCCGGGGTGATCTCGCCGCGCCGGGCGTAGTGCAGCTGGGTGACCCGGCGGCCGGGCCGGGCTCGCAGCGGACGCCGCACGCTGGCGAAGCGGACCCCTCCGAGCGCCGGATCCAGATCACGCTGCCGGCGGTAGGACGAGGACGGGCCGGGCAGCTCCTCGACGTCGCCTCGCTCGAGGATCCAGGGCAGCCGCAGGGGCGGCAGACCCTGCTTGATGTCGGTGTGGACCTCGGGGTCGGTGTACGGGCCGCTGGTGTCGTAGAGGCGAACCGGCGGCTCTCCGCCGGACAGGTCGATCTCGCGCACGGGCACGCGCAGATCGGGACGTGAGCCGGTGACGTAGACCTTACGCATGGGGCCTCCCTTCGCTGGTATTACCCAGGTCAGGTTCGTGCGGTCGGCGGCGCCTCGCCGCCCTCTCAGCCCGGTTCCCCGAGCTCCCGCGTTTCACGAATCGGACGCTCGTAGGCTACGCTCGGCCCCGGCTACCGTCAAGCTCGCGCTCGGCCGCACACGCTGCTGAGCGCGGTGTCTGAAATTTTTCTCACTTGACACTTCCCGACGTCGCGCTGACTGCCCGCGGGCAGCGCTTCACTGAGACCCGCCCTACGGGCCACAGAGCGCCGGCAAGGTCTCGGGAGTGGATTCGTCGCGAAAAAGCTCGATCCACGCGAGATCGTCGTTCGTCGTGCCTGCCAGAGGCTTCCGAAATCGCGGTGTAGAGTCGCTCCAACCAAGGGGGCGCCATGGAGATTCACTGGCCGATTCATGTTGCGGCTGACGATCGTACGGCAAACCACGGCACCGCCGCGGAGCTCGATCGCCTCGGTGACGAGATCGCCAAGCTGCCGGCCCACCTCGACGCCGCCACTGCCCGCCTGCTGGGTCTGATTCGCGAATTCGACGCGCGCGGCGGTTGGGGCAACGGGTTCAAG is a window of Candidatus Methylomirabilota bacterium DNA encoding:
- the thiC gene encoding phosphomethylpyrimidine synthase ThiC, with translation MRKVYVTGSRPDLRVPVREIDLSGGEPPVRLYDTSGPYTDPEVHTDIKQGLPPLRLPWILERGDVEELPGPSSSYRRQRDLDPALGGVRFASVRRPLRARPGRRVTQLHYARRGEITPEMEFIALREGIPAETVRAEVARGRAIIPANVNHSETEPMIIGRNFLVKINANIGNSAVASSIEEEVDKMTWATRWGADTVMDLSTGKNIHETREWILRNSPVPIGTVPIYQALEKVGGKAEELTWELYRDTLIEQAEQGVDYFTIHAGVLLRYVPLTAKRVTGIVSRGGSIMAKWCLAHHQESFLYTHFREICEIMAAYDVAFSLGDGLRPGCTADANDEAQFAELDTLGELTKIAWEYDAQVMIEGPGHVPMHLIKENMDRQLAVCHEAPFYTLGPLVTDVAPVYDHITSAIGAAMIGWFGTAMLCYVTPKEHLGLPNRKDVKDGVIAYKIAAHAADLAKGHPRAREWDDALSKARFEFRWEDQFNLALDPETARDFHDETLPAEGAKLAHFCSMCGPKFCSMKITQEVREYAAREGVAGEAAALAQGLREKAEEFRTGGGEIYRRA